One window of Deltaproteobacteria bacterium genomic DNA carries:
- the hemH gene encoding ferrochelatase: MSYDAVLLIAFGGPEKMDDVRPFLANVLKGRPVPPQRLEAVVHHYELFGGRSPLNEITFRQAKALEALLANEGTQLPVFVGMRNWHPYLHETLDNMAASGVKRALGVILSAQQSEAGWERYQENVAAAREQVGARAAVIDYAPAWHDHPLFIAAVAELTQLAFAQIDVSRRAQTPLVFTAHSVPVAMPGTSRYMQQIEEGARLVAAQLGHRNWSVAYQSRSGDPRTPWLEPDIGAVLTKLAADGARDVVVSPIGFVCDHIEVLYDLDNEARQIAETHGLNFVRAGTANDHPTFVRMLAEVVKAAIGSQ; encoded by the coding sequence ATGTCCTACGATGCTGTGCTGTTAATTGCGTTCGGTGGTCCGGAAAAGATGGACGATGTCCGTCCGTTTCTGGCTAATGTGCTGAAAGGGCGCCCAGTACCTCCGCAGCGACTTGAAGCTGTTGTTCACCACTATGAGTTATTTGGTGGTCGTTCTCCGTTGAATGAAATCACTTTCCGTCAGGCCAAAGCTCTTGAAGCATTGCTGGCGAACGAAGGGACACAGCTCCCAGTCTTTGTTGGTATGCGCAACTGGCATCCGTATCTGCACGAGACATTAGACAATATGGCGGCGAGTGGAGTGAAACGTGCGCTTGGGGTGATTTTGTCTGCGCAGCAAAGCGAGGCTGGTTGGGAACGCTACCAAGAGAACGTTGCCGCTGCTCGCGAGCAGGTCGGCGCACGAGCAGCGGTGATCGACTATGCGCCCGCCTGGCATGATCACCCGCTGTTCATTGCTGCAGTAGCAGAGTTGACGCAGCTCGCATTCGCGCAAATAGATGTGAGTCGTCGTGCACAGACGCCACTGGTGTTTACGGCACATAGTGTGCCGGTAGCGATGCCAGGGACATCACGGTATATGCAGCAAATCGAAGAAGGCGCTCGTTTGGTAGCCGCACAGCTAGGCCATCGGAACTGGTCGGTTGCCTATCAGAGTCGCAGCGGAGATCCACGTACCCCGTGGCTCGAACCTGACATCGGCGCGGTGTTGACCAAACTTGCGGCAGATGGGGCACGCGATGTGGTTGTGAGCCCTATCGGGTTTGTTTGCGACCATATTGAAGTGTTGTACGACCTTGATAACGAAGCGCGCCAGATTGCTGAAACGCACGGACTCAACTTTGTCCGTGCTGGGACTGCCAATGATCATCCCACTTTCGTGCGGATGTTGGCTGAAGTTGTGAAGGCTGCGATTGGGTCACAGTGA
- the hemE gene encoding uroporphyrinogen decarboxylase encodes MNEAIFLKACRREPTAYTPVWLMRQAGRYMAEYRALRERVSFLTLCKTPELAAQVTVEAVERLGVDAAIIFADILLIVEPMGVGLEFAQGDGPVIHRPVRSGTDVDRLREDDPRETLPFVFEAVRQARAGLPSHIPLIGFSGAPFTVASYMIEGGSSRNYIETKRLMYNDPGAWQALMERLVRIITAYANAQIAAGAQAVQLFDSWIGCLSPADYRTFILPHMKTLFAGLTSGTPVIHFGTDTSGLLELMAEAGGTVLGVDWRIDLDTAWRRVGYDRAVQGNLDPVTLFASQDEIRKQVRQILNMAHGRPGHIFNLGHGILPQTPVENVIALVKMVHEISGERKMKN; translated from the coding sequence ATGAACGAAGCAATTTTTCTCAAAGCCTGTCGTCGTGAACCGACTGCCTACACGCCAGTATGGCTGATGCGTCAAGCTGGGCGTTATATGGCAGAGTATCGTGCGTTACGTGAACGTGTGTCCTTCCTCACTTTGTGTAAGACGCCAGAGCTGGCGGCGCAAGTCACGGTTGAGGCTGTGGAACGCCTTGGCGTTGATGCGGCGATTATTTTTGCTGACATCCTCCTGATCGTTGAGCCCATGGGAGTCGGCTTGGAGTTTGCGCAGGGAGACGGGCCAGTGATTCATCGTCCGGTTCGTTCCGGTACTGACGTTGATCGTTTACGAGAAGACGATCCGCGCGAAACGCTGCCGTTTGTGTTTGAGGCGGTACGCCAAGCCCGTGCCGGCCTTCCGTCGCATATTCCGTTGATTGGGTTTTCTGGTGCGCCGTTTACGGTGGCGTCGTACATGATCGAAGGCGGTAGCTCGCGCAATTATATCGAAACGAAGCGCTTGATGTACAACGATCCAGGCGCATGGCAGGCGTTGATGGAACGGCTGGTGAGAATTATCACTGCCTATGCGAATGCCCAGATCGCGGCTGGAGCACAGGCTGTGCAGTTATTCGACTCGTGGATCGGCTGTCTTTCCCCTGCGGACTATCGCACGTTTATCCTGCCTCACATGAAGACGCTCTTTGCCGGCCTTACTTCGGGAACGCCAGTGATTCACTTTGGTACCGACACTTCAGGACTACTTGAATTGATGGCAGAAGCTGGAGGGACAGTTCTTGGAGTCGATTGGCGCATCGATCTTGATACGGCCTGGAGGCGTGTTGGCTACGATCGCGCCGTGCAAGGGAATCTCGATCCAGTGACACTCTTTGCCTCACAGGATGAGATACGTAAACAGGTGCGACAGATTCTCAATATGGCACATGGGCGACCTGGCCACATCTTCAACTTGGGACATGGCATTCTCCCGCAGACCCCAGTTGAGAATGTCATCGCATTGGTGAAAATGGTACATGAGATTAGCGGAGAACGAAAAATGAAAAATTAA
- a CDS encoding alpha/beta hydrolase: MAEPWTHHTKVVNGFRMHYVIAGTGYPLVFLHGWPQSWYEWRKIIPSLAEKFTVIAPDLRGLGDSDRPLTGYDKRTLASDVYELVKALGFSKIGLTGHDWGGAVAFYFAYDHPEMVERLMILDMVPGLGRKGGTMDIRQAQRYWHVFFHGGMPDLAEKLVSANVEAYLSYFYTSTAYNYSPNVFSAEDIAEYVRAYSAPGAIRAGFQYYRTALQEDLDNFSSCTEKLKMPLLTWGGEAFMGNIVPVWQNVAENVQGGELKQCGHFIAEEKPEFAIQQALEFFAPLSGTR, from the coding sequence ATGGCCGAACCCTGGACGCATCACACAAAGGTTGTCAACGGTTTCCGCATGCACTATGTCATTGCAGGCACTGGATACCCACTGGTGTTTCTGCATGGCTGGCCACAGAGTTGGTACGAATGGCGGAAGATCATTCCCTCACTGGCTGAGAAGTTTACCGTCATTGCGCCAGATTTGCGCGGCTTGGGCGATTCAGATCGCCCGCTCACTGGCTATGATAAACGGACTCTCGCCTCGGATGTGTACGAGTTAGTGAAAGCGCTCGGGTTCAGCAAGATCGGGCTTACAGGTCACGACTGGGGTGGCGCTGTCGCTTTTTATTTTGCTTACGATCACCCAGAGATGGTTGAACGCTTGATGATTCTCGATATGGTGCCGGGCCTGGGCCGTAAAGGCGGAACCATGGACATTCGTCAGGCGCAACGCTATTGGCATGTCTTCTTTCACGGCGGTATGCCTGACTTAGCCGAGAAGCTCGTCAGCGCCAACGTCGAAGCGTATCTCAGCTATTTCTATACCTCGACCGCCTACAACTACAGTCCGAATGTATTCAGCGCAGAAGATATCGCTGAATACGTGCGCGCGTACTCCGCACCTGGTGCGATCCGCGCGGGGTTTCAATATTATCGCACGGCGCTGCAAGAGGATCTCGACAACTTCAGCAGTTGTACAGAAAAACTGAAGATGCCATTGCTGACGTGGGGTGGTGAAGCATTTATGGGTAACATCGTACCAGTGTGGCAGAACGTCGCCGAAAACGTGCAAGGTGGCGAACTCAAACAGTGTGGTCATTTCATCGCCGAGGAAAAACCTGAGTTCGCTATTCAGCAAGCATTGGAATTCTTTGCTCCACTAAGTGGGACAAGATAG
- a CDS encoding AbrB/MazE/SpoVT family DNA-binding domain-containing protein — MKTTIDAAGRLVIPKEIRREAGIQPGMPLEIRWKEGRIEIEPAPLPVKMVRKGRFLVAVPQHKVPSLTTEVVERTRRSLRQERIP; from the coding sequence ATGAAAACTACCATAGATGCTGCTGGACGATTGGTGATTCCGAAGGAAATTCGCCGGGAAGCGGGAATACAACCAGGCATGCCATTAGAAATTCGCTGGAAAGAAGGGCGAATTGAAATCGAACCAGCCCCGCTTCCTGTGAAAATGGTACGAAAAGGGCGCTTCCTTGTCGCGGTACCTCAACATAAAGTACCGTCACTGACAACTGAGGTGGTTGAGCGAACCCGCCGGTCGCTGAGACAAGAGCGCATTCCTTAG